The DNA window ACCTTCTTCGGTGGCCCCTGCAGCAGGTGCGCAGCCGCGAATGCGTTGAGCAGCGCGGTCTGCTTGTAGTTGCAGTTGCCGTGGATGACCGTGTGCACCCGTCCGAGCGGTCCCGACGCGTACACCGAATCGAGCGAGGTGTTGATCCGCGGGTTCTCGCGAGGCGGAGTCTCGCTACGGACCGAGGCCGACACTGTGTCGATGATCTGGTACTTCTCGGCATCCGACTTGCCTTCCATCTGTGCCAGTGCAGCAGAGATGATTTGGGGCACAGCCAGCATCAGCGGCTTGTTGATCACTCCGCCGTAGGCCTTGGCATTCGCGACCCGCGGATCGTTCTTGAACCACACAGGGTGGGACGTCCCGCCCCACGGCAGCGCTAGGCCGAGTTCGTGCTGACCGGGCACCACGACCTGGAAGACCCCGTCGTCGACCGGCCACTCGACGTACTCGTTCTGCTCGAGGTAGAAGGCCTTGGAGAATGCGGCGTTGGTGAGGATGGTGTTGGTCGACGCGACAGTCGGATGGCCTTTCCAGAAGACCTCGATATCGAGCGTGTCCAAACCGGGTGTCTCGAGACAGATGTTCGCAGCGATCTCCCCGATGCTGTACATCTGGGCCAAACCTGGTGTGAGCACGATGTTTCGGGAGGCAAAGTCCGCGCCGTATTTCTTCT is part of the Rhodococcus sovatensis genome and encodes:
- a CDS encoding DUF5938 domain-containing protein; its protein translation is MPTDKRVVVYGASGYTGRLICEYLREYNIPFLAAGRNHGRVKGILDAVPGIDTVEYEVDEVEHTKDALVEAFRGADVVLNTVGPFSRFGHEVVEACLEIGAHYTDTTGEQDWMIDAEKKYGADFASRNIVLTPGLAQMYSIGEIAANICLETPGLDTLDIEVFWKGHPTVASTNTILTNAAFSKAFYLEQNEYVEWPVDDGVFQVVVPGQHELGLALPWGGTSHPVWFKNDPRVANAKAYGGVINKPLMLAVPQIISAALAQMEGKSDAEKYQIIDTVSASVRSETPPRENPRINTSLDSVYASGPLGRVHTVIHGNCNYKQTALLNAFAAAHLLQGPPKKVGFASSCQAFGHRELLGVLRAFGLVLDPIVTAHS